One Chanodichthys erythropterus isolate Z2021 chromosome 10, ASM2448905v1, whole genome shotgun sequence DNA segment encodes these proteins:
- the LOC137028171 gene encoding GTPase IMAP family member 8-like, translating into MASSSVRDLRIVLLGKNVSENSQVGNIILGTAAFHSEASSSSQQHSVRISGAVEKRNLAVINSSHLLQPHLSIHLITERVRECVSLSAPGPHVILLVLQYNDFSEQDKHRVKTVLNLFSVKAIKHTIVVTTDEETRTAKIASIVVNNTVGNFKWAPIVTNNSITKLIKECGGGHLQFDRSNAGWRSEMIRRTEEMLKKEQEEFLICNMYEDGGTSVDNDPSSSGKKNGKLNQGITSGKTKLNIVLCGYNTSLKNSVSKMIRGKPQKQTEKERNKVCVKKEEKIDGRQMTVIELPALTRLSEEEVMRETLNCVSLCDPGVHLFILVTPVTPLTNEEKAEMEKITRIFYSNEHFMVLFTSDHTIDKSVSDSVTYEESQRIVSLYGSWYNVMGLKDQRNSVQISKMLDFIESIKTEPYSLQTYTRAPEKRVRHELEEKLSERENEIKELQEKIKTLAPDGVKLNLVVCGSDRRLKSFISNLILNQSERAPELSSECVRRDVKVCEHLISLVELPALFNTQLSEEEVMRQTLHCVSLCDPGVHLFIIIIPDAPLNNEDKAEMEEIQKIFSSRINKHIMILIYQNPEHQTAELNEETQSVIESFGGRHDFIGPNTQVSMLMEKLMQMFEENSGVCFSTETLLEAQMEKLQTFEEMKRRIHSLETWFQSKGTARFFSGGYSFPLTVLRGSGLRPGSHVSPPFLGVGYAPAFSFRQDTQRLQPSVS; encoded by the exons TGAGGGATCTGAGGATTGTTCTGCTGGGAAAGAATGTGTCAGAAAACAGCCAAGTGGGAAACATTATACTGGGAACAGCAGCGTTTCACAGTGAAGCTTCATCTTCTTCACAGCAGCACAGCGTGAGAATCAGTGGAGCAGTGGAGAAGAGAAACCTCGCAGTCATCAACTCTTCTCACCTGCTCCAGCCTCATCTCTCAATCCATCTGATcacagagagagtgagagagtgtgtgtctcTGTCTGCTCCAGGACCTCATGTGATCTTATTAGTACTGCAGTATAATGACTTCAGTGAGCAGGACAAACACAGAGTGAAAACTGTGCTGAACCTCTTCAGTGTGAAGGCCATTAAACACACTATAGTGGTGACCACTGATGAAGAGACACGCACAGCCAAAATAGCTTCTATTGTAGTGAATAATACTGTAGGCAACTTCAAATGGGCTCCTATAGTAACAAATAACTCGATTACTAAATTAATAAAGGAGTGTGGAGGAGGACATCTTCAGTTTGATAGAAGTAATGCAGGATGGCGCTCTGAGATGATCAGAAGGACAGAGGAGATGCTGAAGAAAGAACAAGAAGAATTCCTCATCTGTAACATGTATGAAGATGGTGGTACATCAGTGGATAATGATCCGAGCAGTTCTGGCAAAAAGAATGGAAAACTCAATCAGG GGATTACTTCTGGAAAAACAAAGCTGAACATTGTGCTGTGTGGATATAATACATCACTCAAGAACTCAGTGTCTAAAATGATTAGAGGGAAACCTCAGaaacagacagagaaagagagaaataaagtgtgTGTGAAGAAAGAGGAGAAGATCGATGGACGTCAGATGACTGTAATAGAGCTTCCAGCTCTCACTCGGCTCTCAGAGGAGGAAGTGATGCGGGAGACTCTCAACTGTGTGTCTCTCTGTGATCCTGGAGTTCATCTGTTCATCCTCGTTACTCCTGTCACTCCACTGACTAATGAAGAAAAAGCAGAAATGGAGAAGATTACAAGAATATTTTACTCTAATGAGCACTTCATGGTGCTTTTCACTTCTGATCACACTATTGACAAAAGTGTGTCAGATTCTGTAACATATGAAGAATCTCAGAGGATCGTGAGTCTCTATGGGAGTTGGTACAATGTGATGGGGTTAAAGGACCAGAGAAACTCTGTACAGATCTCAAAGATGCTGGATTTTATAGAGAGCATAAAGACTGAACCCTATTCACTCCAGACGTATACGAGAGCTCCAGAGAAGAGAGTCAGACATGAACTAGAGGAGAAACTtagtgagagagagaatgaaatCAAAGAGTTACAGGAGAAGATCAAGACACTGG CTCCAGATGGTGTGAAGCTGAATCTGGTTGTGTGTGGGAGTGACAGAAGATTAAAATCCTTCATATCAAACCTGATCCTGAACCAGAGCGAGAGAGCACCAGAGCTCAGCTCAGAGTGTGTGAGGAGAGACGTGAAGGTGTGTGAACATCTGATCTCTCTGGTGGAGCTTCCAGCTCTGTTCAACACTCAGCTCTCAGAGGAGGAAGTGATGCGTCAGACTCTCCACTGTGTGTCTCTCTGTGATCCTGGAGTTCATCTGTTCATCATCATTATTCCTGATGCTCCACTTAATAATGAAGACAAAGCAGAAATGGAGGAGATCCAGAAGATATTCAGCTCAAGAATCAACAAACACATCATGATCCTCATATACCAGAATCCAGAGCATCAGACAGCAGAACTGAATGAAGAAACACAGTCTGTCATTGAGAGTTTTGGAGGACGACATGATTTCATTGGCCCAAACACACAAGTGTCCATGTTGATGGAGAAACTGATGCAGATGTTTGAGGAAAATAGTGGAGTTTGTTTCTCCACAGAGACATTGTTGGAGGCACAGATGGAAAAACTGCAGACATTTGAAGAAATGAAGAGGAGAATCCATTCATTAGAGACGTGGTTTCAGTCAAAAG